A single Chryseobacterium sp. DNA region contains:
- a CDS encoding peptide MFS transporter: MDNIEALSPKPDEFVENKGSRHPKGLWVLFGTEMWERFNFYGMRALLTLFMVNSLLMKEADASIIYGGFLALCYLTPMLGGFIADRFLGNRYCILVGGTLMAIGQFLLFISASTFGSSLGSATMIMWVALGIIIFGNGFFKPNISSMVGSLYPKQEKSKLDSAFTIFYMGINLGAFLGQLICPLIGDVKSTEGIRDIHAFKWGFLAASIAMMVGTLTFLVLKNKYVVTPTGRPIGGLPKNNTAEDFEEGEAQSAKFSGKSIGIAVVLFAILGSFFHFAVGQNIIYSLVYASGISLAFLIMSDSSLTKIERDRIWVIYIVSFFVIFFWAAFEQAGSSLTFIADNQTDRHFFGWNMPPSMVQIFNGIFVVALAVPFSILWDKLRNKGKEPVSPFKQAMGLALIALSYFIIAHNVKDLGSHGLLAVKWLILLYFIQTCGELCLSPIGLSLVGKLAPKRFASLLYGVFFIANAAGYALAGTLGSILPATGDKFEAAQKIGVSLQDVLDKKVTLTADQVAAFEKAQLPLHNPTFAGFEIHNLFEFFMVFVVLCGIASVILALISPILKKMMHGVN, encoded by the coding sequence ATGGATAATATTGAAGCATTAAGTCCGAAACCGGATGAATTTGTAGAGAATAAGGGTTCCAGACATCCAAAAGGATTATGGGTTCTTTTCGGAACTGAAATGTGGGAGCGTTTCAACTTTTATGGCATGAGAGCATTGCTTACCTTGTTTATGGTAAACTCGCTCTTAATGAAGGAGGCAGATGCGTCAATTATTTATGGTGGTTTCTTAGCACTTTGTTATCTAACCCCGATGTTGGGAGGTTTTATTGCCGACAGATTCTTAGGAAACAGATACTGTATCCTTGTTGGCGGTACTTTAATGGCTATCGGTCAGTTTTTACTGTTCATCAGTGCCAGTACTTTTGGTTCCAGCTTAGGAAGTGCAACCATGATCATGTGGGTTGCCTTGGGAATCATTATTTTCGGTAATGGTTTCTTCAAACCCAACATTTCTTCAATGGTGGGAAGCCTTTATCCAAAACAGGAAAAATCAAAACTGGATTCAGCATTTACGATTTTCTATATGGGGATCAATCTTGGAGCATTCCTGGGCCAGTTGATCTGTCCATTGATCGGAGATGTAAAATCAACGGAAGGAATCAGAGATATCCATGCTTTCAAATGGGGATTCCTTGCAGCTTCTATTGCTATGATGGTAGGTACTCTTACGTTCCTGGTTCTTAAAAACAAATATGTTGTCACTCCAACGGGTAGACCTATCGGAGGACTTCCAAAAAACAATACTGCTGAAGACTTTGAAGAGGGAGAAGCTCAATCTGCTAAATTCTCTGGAAAATCAATTGGTATTGCTGTTGTTTTATTTGCCATACTGGGATCTTTTTTCCACTTTGCTGTTGGGCAGAACATCATCTATTCCCTTGTGTATGCAAGTGGTATTTCATTAGCGTTTTTAATCATGTCTGATTCCTCTCTTACTAAAATTGAAAGAGACAGAATCTGGGTAATCTATATTGTTTCATTCTTCGTTATCTTCTTTTGGGCAGCATTTGAACAGGCGGGTTCGTCTCTTACATTTATTGCTGATAACCAGACTGACAGACATTTCTTCGGATGGAATATGCCTCCTTCAATGGTTCAGATCTTCAACGGGATCTTCGTTGTAGCGTTAGCTGTACCATTCAGTATCCTTTGGGATAAATTGAGAAACAAAGGAAAAGAGCCGGTATCTCCATTCAAACAGGCAATGGGATTGGCTTTGATCGCTCTTTCTTATTTCATCATCGCGCACAACGTAAAGGACCTTGGAAGCCACGGGCTTTTAGCAGTTAAATGGTTAATCTTATTATATTTCATCCAGACTTGTGGTGAGCTTTGTTTATCTCCAATCGGGCTTTCATTGGTAGGAAAACTGGCACCGAAAAGATTTGCTTCTTTACTGTACGGGGTATTCTTTATTGCGAATGCTGCAGGATACGCTTTAGCAGGAACATTGGGTTCTATCTTACCTGCAACAGGGGATAAATTTGAAGCAGCTCAAAAAATTGGTGTAAGCCTTCAGGATGTTTTGGATAAAAAAGTAACACTGACAGCTGATCAGGTTGCTGCTTTTGAAAAAGCCCAGTTACCATTACACAATCCTACTTTTGCAGGATTTGAAATCCACAACTTATTTGAATTCTTTATGGTATTCGTAGTACTTTGTGGTATTGCTTCTGTAATTTTAGCTTTAATCTCTCCTATCTTAAAGAAAATGATGCATGGTGTCAACTAA
- a CDS encoding peptide MFS transporter — translation MSLTLDEIQNFKGKYPRQIWSLFFSEMWERFCFYGMRGMLVFFMISQLNFHEKEANLQYGATQAFVYAFTFVGGLFADKILGFRKSLFWGGLLMIVGSLILATDPHQYFFLGIAFTVVGTGFFKPNISSMVGQLYKPNDSRADAGFSLFYAGINLGALLGGYLCIAIGKGEFLSHLIPEEMRWHIAFGLASVVMVISLINFIFTQRRLGTIGLQPGHPLAETKSAPIPKWKEYGVYILSLIFVPIIMTMVAKTEYTDYFMWTIGPLTLIYLFYEMTKVTPSERKKLWAALVFIIFSILFWGIYEQSGGSLSIFAAKNLNKDLFGLDPNGVNNSGGAFFIIFLAPLIGLLWIWLNKRKIEPNTLIKFGLGFIFLGLGYYVLFATRLFADLQGITSLNFFTLALLIITLGELCLSPIGLSIMTKLSTKNLQGMMMGMWFLASAYGQYVAGIIGAGLATAKEGSTNYDALITYTDGYKQLGLYAVIAGVVLILISPYVKKLMQDVK, via the coding sequence ATGAGCTTAACTTTAGATGAAATACAAAATTTCAAAGGAAAATACCCTAGGCAAATCTGGAGTCTGTTTTTCTCTGAAATGTGGGAACGCTTCTGTTTCTACGGAATGCGCGGAATGCTGGTTTTCTTTATGATCTCACAGCTCAACTTCCATGAAAAAGAAGCGAACCTTCAATATGGAGCTACCCAGGCTTTCGTTTATGCCTTTACTTTCGTAGGCGGCCTTTTTGCAGATAAAATTTTAGGATTCAGGAAATCACTGTTTTGGGGTGGACTTCTGATGATTGTCGGAAGTTTGATCCTCGCCACCGATCCCCATCAATACTTTTTCTTAGGAATTGCATTTACTGTAGTGGGAACAGGGTTCTTCAAACCTAATATTTCATCAATGGTCGGACAGCTCTATAAACCTAATGATTCGAGAGCTGATGCAGGATTCTCACTTTTCTATGCAGGAATTAATCTTGGAGCATTATTGGGGGGTTACTTATGTATCGCCATCGGCAAAGGAGAATTTCTAAGTCACCTTATTCCAGAAGAAATGAGATGGCATATCGCTTTTGGACTGGCATCAGTAGTAATGGTCATCAGTTTGATCAATTTTATATTTACTCAAAGAAGGCTGGGAACAATCGGGCTTCAGCCCGGACACCCTTTAGCAGAAACAAAATCAGCTCCTATTCCGAAATGGAAAGAATATGGAGTTTATATTTTGTCTCTGATCTTTGTCCCGATTATTATGACCATGGTGGCCAAAACAGAATATACAGATTATTTCATGTGGACCATTGGACCATTGACATTAATTTACTTATTCTACGAAATGACTAAAGTAACCCCCTCCGAACGTAAAAAACTTTGGGCCGCTTTAGTATTCATCATATTTTCAATATTGTTCTGGGGAATTTATGAACAAAGCGGAGGCTCTCTGAGTATTTTCGCAGCTAAAAACCTGAATAAAGACCTGTTTGGTTTAGATCCTAACGGTGTCAACAATTCAGGAGGTGCCTTTTTTATTATTTTCCTGGCCCCTCTTATCGGGCTTCTCTGGATTTGGCTCAACAAAAGAAAAATTGAACCAAATACCCTGATTAAATTTGGTCTGGGATTTATCTTCTTAGGATTAGGATATTATGTTCTATTTGCAACACGTCTATTTGCTGACCTTCAAGGGATAACTTCTCTTAACTTCTTCACACTGGCCCTGTTGATTATCACTCTCGGAGAATTGTGTTTATCTCCAATCGGGTTATCGATCATGACCAAACTTTCTACAAAGAACCTTCAGGGAATGATGATGGGAATGTGGTTTCTGGCTTCAGCCTATGGCCAGTATGTAGCTGGAATTATAGGAGCTGGCCTTGCAACAGCAAAAGAAGGCTCTACCAACTATGATGCTTTGATCACTTATACTGATGGATATAAACAATTGGGTTTGTATGCAGTAATTGCCGGAGTGGTATTAATTTTGATATCTCCGTATGTGAAAAAATTAATGCAGGATGTAAAATAA
- a CDS encoding peptide MFS transporter: protein MKTKHPKGLPYLFFTEMWERFGYYLILGIFVLYVIEPNGIKGGLGLPDKTADDIFGTYIALTYLTPFIGGFLADRVLGYIKSIYLGGFLMAAGYIGMGVFKDLPLFYSSLALIIIGNGFFKPTISTLLGNLYSEEPYKANKDSGYNIFYMGINIGAFICNIIAAFMRNKFGWGEAFITAGVGMLIGMVIFTIGRKHYIHAAQMKPVQEGDTKLSEILIKVFVPAIVAGAIGWFIPNNIFGSDSTDAFIFACIPVIYFYASLYFKAKPEEKASIGALLSVFLISMFFWAVFKQNGTALTRWANYYTDRSVPASLEKPLEGIFMVDGKSYEDKETPVYDTQFRSQKDENGDTRKEMGKDVYFKNISPEQRAALEKNPENKVYLYNTELFQSINPFWVIALTPVIVGFWALLRRKGKEPLTPTKIVLGLFISGLSCLVMVLAVMAGDNGAVKVSPLWLVASYGVITIGELCLSPMGLSFVSKLSPARITALMMGGFFLANSVGNKLSGILASTWYNYENKTNYFLVNFGLLIFATLLGLSMLKRLNKIMREKGH from the coding sequence ATGAAGACTAAACATCCTAAAGGGCTGCCCTATCTCTTTTTCACTGAAATGTGGGAGCGTTTCGGGTACTATCTGATTCTTGGAATCTTTGTTCTCTATGTGATTGAACCTAACGGTATAAAAGGAGGTCTTGGATTACCTGACAAAACGGCTGATGATATTTTCGGAACCTATATCGCATTGACCTATCTTACCCCTTTCATTGGTGGTTTTTTGGCAGACAGGGTGTTAGGATATATCAAGTCCATTTATCTTGGAGGTTTTTTAATGGCTGCAGGATATATAGGAATGGGGGTTTTCAAAGATTTACCTTTGTTTTACTCTTCTTTAGCTTTAATCATTATTGGAAACGGTTTCTTTAAACCAACCATTTCAACCCTATTGGGAAATCTTTATTCTGAAGAACCTTATAAAGCCAATAAGGATTCGGGCTATAATATTTTCTATATGGGAATCAATATCGGGGCATTTATCTGTAACATTATTGCTGCTTTCATGCGTAATAAATTCGGCTGGGGAGAAGCATTCATCACTGCGGGAGTCGGGATGTTGATCGGTATGGTTATTTTCACCATCGGAAGAAAACACTATATCCATGCGGCACAGATGAAGCCTGTACAGGAAGGAGATACTAAACTTTCTGAAATTTTAATCAAAGTATTCGTTCCAGCAATCGTTGCAGGGGCCATCGGTTGGTTTATTCCCAATAATATTTTCGGAAGTGACAGCACAGATGCCTTTATTTTCGCATGTATTCCTGTTATTTACTTTTATGCTTCTCTTTATTTTAAAGCTAAGCCAGAAGAGAAAGCTTCCATCGGGGCATTGCTATCAGTATTTCTGATCAGTATGTTCTTCTGGGCTGTTTTCAAACAAAATGGTACAGCATTGACAAGATGGGCGAATTATTATACGGACAGAAGCGTTCCTGCTTCGTTGGAAAAGCCTTTGGAAGGGATTTTTATGGTTGACGGGAAGAGCTATGAGGATAAAGAAACCCCTGTATATGATACGCAGTTCAGATCTCAGAAGGATGAAAATGGGGACACCAGAAAAGAAATGGGAAAAGATGTTTATTTTAAAAATATTTCTCCTGAACAACGGGCTGCTCTGGAAAAGAATCCTGAAAATAAAGTATATCTATATAATACGGAATTATTCCAGTCTATCAATCCATTTTGGGTAATCGCTCTCACACCGGTTATTGTAGGTTTTTGGGCATTGCTAAGAAGGAAAGGAAAAGAACCTTTAACGCCTACTAAAATCGTTCTGGGACTATTTATTTCAGGACTGTCCTGCCTTGTCATGGTATTAGCCGTAATGGCAGGAGACAATGGTGCTGTAAAAGTTTCTCCTTTATGGCTGGTGGCAAGTTACGGAGTTATTACTATTGGAGAATTATGTCTTTCTCCGATGGGTCTTTCCTTCGTTTCGAAATTATCTCCTGCAAGAATTACAGCGTTAATGATGGGAGGATTCTTCCTGGCTAACTCTGTAGGAAATAAGCTTTCAGGTATCCTGGCAAGTACATGGTACAATTACGAAAACAAGACCAATTATTTCCTGGTTAACTTTGGTTTGTTAATATTTGCTACACTTTTAGGCCTTTCCATGTTAAAAAGATTAAACAAAATTATGAGGGAAAAAGGACACTAA